Proteins from one uncultured Cohaesibacter sp. genomic window:
- a CDS encoding thymidine kinase: MAKLYFTYSAMNAGKSTLLLQASYNYVERGMRTLLYTAALDNRTKVGEISSRIGLGAEAFVFTQEMDLFDHISKQFNVETGEKKPDCIFFDEAQFLSEDQVWELCRVADNLRIPVMCYGLRTDFQGNLFPGSKCLLAWADELREARTICWCGRKASMVVRIDHDGKIIDEGDQVVIGGEESYVSLCRKHWAEKDLGDADRSDPQGDLPFDA; the protein is encoded by the coding sequence ATGGCCAAGCTCTATTTCACCTATTCGGCAATGAATGCAGGCAAGTCCACCTTGCTGTTGCAAGCGTCCTACAACTATGTCGAACGAGGCATGAGGACCCTGCTTTATACCGCAGCGCTCGATAACCGCACCAAGGTGGGTGAGATTTCCTCGCGCATCGGGCTTGGAGCCGAGGCCTTCGTATTCACGCAGGAAATGGATTTGTTCGACCATATTTCCAAGCAGTTCAACGTGGAAACGGGCGAGAAAAAGCCGGACTGCATCTTTTTCGATGAGGCGCAGTTCCTGTCTGAAGATCAGGTCTGGGAGCTCTGCCGGGTGGCCGACAACTTGCGAATCCCTGTCATGTGTTACGGTCTCAGGACCGATTTTCAGGGCAATCTGTTCCCCGGTTCGAAATGCCTTCTGGCATGGGCAGACGAGCTGCGCGAGGCGCGCACCATATGCTGGTGTGGACGCAAGGCATCCATGGTGGTGCGCATCGACCATGACGGCAAGATCATCGATGAAGGCGATCAGGTGGTGATTGGTGGCGAGGAAAGCTATGTTTCCCTTTGTCGCAAGCACTGGGCCGAGAAGGATCTGGGTGATGCAGACCGCTCGGATCCACAAGGAGATCTGCCATTTGACGCATAA
- a CDS encoding 1-acyl-sn-glycerol-3-phosphate acyltransferase — protein MTQKSMRVIYDRVSKAQSSLADRQARRQMERTAHITDDVRELVDWYIEVRARHLVTGRFGKAYAPLIRKAVRYDNLCRLVSGWRYSESGYEMAEAMLDLMRPRVTTTGLEKLPQKGGCLVATNHPTGLPDGLALFDQVRHVRQDLALFVFADLLSINPNAADLMIPVEWRPNLRDRSAMRRTMSIAAQAFRDDRCVGIFPSGRLSYWNGVRLKERPWNSSFLRMAKKHKIPIIPGHIRARNSLTFYALSQISTELRDIQSIRELQNKYGAKFHITFGEPIDPDSLLGDQDEIALKMQTYVERVLPKQPERAFDSKA, from the coding sequence ATGACACAGAAGTCCATGCGCGTCATATATGACAGGGTGAGCAAAGCCCAGTCTTCCCTCGCAGACCGCCAAGCCCGCCGCCAAATGGAACGCACAGCCCATATCACTGATGATGTGAGAGAGCTGGTGGACTGGTATATCGAAGTCCGCGCCCGCCATCTGGTAACCGGTCGTTTCGGCAAGGCCTATGCGCCTTTGATCCGCAAGGCTGTGCGCTATGACAATCTCTGCCGTCTGGTTTCCGGCTGGCGCTATAGTGAATCCGGCTATGAAATGGCCGAAGCCATGCTGGACTTGATGCGACCCCGGGTAACGACAACCGGGTTGGAAAAGCTCCCCCAAAAAGGGGGGTGTCTGGTGGCCACCAACCATCCCACCGGCCTACCAGATGGACTGGCGCTGTTTGATCAGGTGCGCCATGTGCGGCAGGATCTTGCGCTGTTTGTCTTTGCCGATCTGCTCTCGATCAATCCCAACGCGGCCGATCTGATGATCCCCGTGGAATGGCGGCCCAATCTGCGCGACCGCTCGGCCATGCGCCGCACGATGTCAATTGCGGCACAAGCCTTCCGGGATGATCGCTGCGTGGGCATCTTCCCTTCGGGGCGGCTTTCCTACTGGAATGGTGTGCGGCTCAAGGAGCGGCCATGGAATTCGAGCTTCCTGCGCATGGCCAAGAAGCACAAGATTCCCATTATTCCGGGGCACATCAGGGCACGCAACTCACTCACCTTCTATGCCCTCAGCCAGATCTCAACCGAATTGCGGGATATCCAGTCCATCCGCGAGCTGCAGAATAAATATGGTGCCAAGTTCCATATCACCTTTGGCGAGCCGATTGATCCGGACAGCCTGCTGGGCGATCAGGATGAAATAGCCTTAAAAATGCAAACATATGTGGAGCGGGTTCTGCCCAAACAGCCGGAACGGGCCTTCGATTCGAAGGCGTAA
- a CDS encoding tellurite resistance TerB family protein has product MTKIVSPEEALIYVMVSTSAADRTMTDSELMKIGEEVQTLPVFSDFDHERLVTVSRDCSDLLAEGGVDLVLKVVHASLPIKLRETAYALAIEVAAADLQVEQDELQFLLLLRDELELDRLHVGAIEHSARVRYRRI; this is encoded by the coding sequence ATGACCAAGATCGTCTCGCCGGAAGAAGCCCTGATCTATGTGATGGTGTCCACATCTGCTGCGGACCGGACCATGACGGACTCAGAACTCATGAAAATCGGAGAAGAAGTGCAGACGCTGCCTGTTTTCTCGGATTTCGACCATGAACGCCTCGTGACGGTTTCTCGCGATTGCTCGGACCTGCTTGCCGAGGGCGGTGTCGATCTCGTCCTCAAGGTTGTCCATGCCAGCCTGCCGATCAAACTGCGCGAGACAGCCTATGCGCTGGCCATTGAAGTGGCAGCGGCCGACTTGCAGGTAGAGCAGGATGAATTGCAGTTTCTGCTGCTTCTGCGCGATGAACTGGAACTGGACCGGCTGCATGTCGGTGCCATCGAACACAGTGCTCGCGTTCGCTATCGCCGCATCTAA
- a CDS encoding lysine--tRNA ligase, whose amino-acid sequence MTSQTALPLALSDDLVEAAATSKAWPFEEARKLVKRYQKSGMPDEVLFETGYGPSGLPHIGTFGEVARTSMVRTAFRALTRDEVKTRMLCFSDDMDGFRKVPTNLPNQEMLAQHLGLPLTQVPDPFGTHEGFAQHNNARLCNFLDQFGFDYEFASSTDYYTSGRFDETLLKMLDVYDKVMDIILPTLGKERQATYSPFLPVCPRTGKVLQVPMIERNVSKGTVVYLDPETNEKVEVSVTGGAVKCQWKADWAMRWAALDVAYEMSGKDLIDSVKLSTKICRALGKPQPESLSYELFLDDQGAKISKSKGNGLTIEEWLTYASPESLSLYMYQKPKTAKKLYFDVIPKAVDEYFTFLGNIEKEDLTKQLNNPTWHIHSGNPPKANMPISFALLLNLVSAANAQDKDVLWGFISRYVPGASAETHPKLDELVGYAIRYFEDFVKPKKVFRAATEMEATAMQDLANRLAGMTDVTDAEELQTEVFAVGNSYEFGNLRDWFKALYQVLLGQDQGPRFGSFIALYGVENTIALIEKGLKGELLNV is encoded by the coding sequence ATGACTTCGCAAACCGCCCTTCCGCTCGCGCTCTCCGATGACCTGGTCGAAGCAGCAGCAACGTCCAAGGCCTGGCCGTTTGAAGAGGCGCGAAAGCTGGTTAAACGCTATCAGAAGTCCGGCATGCCTGATGAAGTGCTGTTCGAAACCGGCTATGGCCCATCCGGCTTGCCCCATATCGGCACCTTCGGTGAAGTGGCTCGCACCTCCATGGTCCGCACAGCCTTCCGCGCCCTGACGAGGGATGAAGTGAAGACCCGCATGTTGTGCTTCTCCGATGATATGGACGGTTTCCGCAAGGTACCAACCAACTTGCCCAATCAGGAGATGCTGGCCCAGCATTTGGGCCTGCCGCTTACGCAGGTGCCCGATCCGTTCGGCACTCATGAAGGCTTCGCCCAGCATAACAATGCCCGTCTGTGCAATTTCCTCGATCAGTTCGGCTTCGACTATGAGTTCGCGTCCTCGACCGACTATTATACCTCTGGCCGGTTCGATGAGACCCTTTTGAAAATGCTGGACGTCTATGACAAGGTCATGGACATCATTCTGCCGACTCTGGGCAAGGAACGTCAGGCAACCTATTCGCCCTTCCTGCCGGTTTGCCCGCGCACCGGCAAGGTACTGCAGGTGCCGATGATCGAGCGGAATGTCTCCAAGGGCACCGTGGTTTATCTGGATCCGGAAACCAATGAGAAGGTGGAAGTGTCGGTCACCGGTGGTGCCGTCAAATGCCAGTGGAAGGCCGACTGGGCCATGCGCTGGGCTGCTCTTGATGTGGCTTACGAAATGAGCGGCAAGGATCTGATCGACAGCGTCAAGCTCTCCACCAAGATTTGTCGCGCCCTCGGCAAGCCGCAGCCGGAAAGCCTGTCCTACGAGCTATTCCTTGATGATCAGGGCGCCAAGATTTCCAAATCCAAGGGCAACGGCCTCACCATTGAGGAATGGCTGACCTATGCCTCGCCCGAGAGCCTGTCGCTCTATATGTATCAGAAGCCAAAGACGGCCAAGAAGCTCTATTTCGATGTGATCCCGAAGGCAGTTGACGAGTATTTCACCTTCCTTGGCAATATCGAAAAGGAAGATCTGACCAAGCAGCTCAACAACCCGACATGGCATATTCACTCCGGCAATCCGCCAAAAGCCAATATGCCTATCAGCTTCGCTCTGTTGCTCAATCTGGTCAGTGCGGCCAACGCGCAGGACAAGGATGTTCTGTGGGGCTTCATTTCGCGCTATGTACCCGGTGCCAGCGCCGAAACCCATCCGAAACTGGATGAACTGGTCGGCTATGCCATCCGCTATTTCGAGGATTTCGTCAAACCCAAGAAGGTGTTCCGCGCAGCAACCGAGATGGAAGCAACCGCCATGCAGGATCTGGCAAACCGCCTTGCCGGCATGACCGATGTGACCGACGCCGAAGAGCTGCAAACGGAAGTCTTCGCAGTGGGCAATTCCTACGAATTCGGCAATCTGCGCGACTGGTTCAAGGCGCTCTATCAGGTTCTGCTGGGGCAGGATCAGGGCCCGCGCTTTGGCTCCTTCATCGCTCTTTACGGGGTTGAGAATACCATCGCCCTGATCGAAAAAGGTTTGAAGGGCGAATTGCTGAACGTGTAA